From a region of the Anaerobaca lacustris genome:
- a CDS encoding nucleotidyltransferase domain-containing protein, giving the protein MISIDAWKGDEADVALLRRCKRAIRQVVPDADVILYGSRARGQAHEYSDYDILIVVDGVVDMALKEKILAHVYPLELDTGALLTLMTYSRERWNSPLHRGTPFHKNVEREGVIL; this is encoded by the coding sequence ATGATCTCGATCGATGCGTGGAAAGGTGACGAAGCGGACGTGGCCTTGTTGCGACGGTGCAAGCGGGCCATCAGGCAGGTCGTGCCGGATGCGGACGTGATCCTCTATGGTTCCCGGGCGCGCGGACAGGCCCACGAGTACTCGGACTATGACATCCTGATCGTGGTTGATGGCGTCGTCGATATGGCCCTTAAGGAAAAGATTCTCGCCCATGTGTATCCTTTGGAACTCGATACGGGAGCCCTCTTGACGCTGATGACGTACAGCCGGGAGCGGTGGAACTCCCCGCTTCACCGTGGCACGCCTTTTCACAAGAACGTCGAGCGGGAGGGGGTGATCCTGTGA